The Salvelinus sp. IW2-2015 linkage group LG6.2, ASM291031v2, whole genome shotgun sequence genome window below encodes:
- the LOC111966003 gene encoding solute carrier family 25 member 48, with translation MNCFRLDDFLAGWIGGASSVIVGHPLDTVKTRLQAGKGYKNTLHCVLQIYRKETVAGFFKGLSFPLASITVYNSVVFGFFNNTQRVISKFRHGDERQPCDMLDLTLASMLTGLMSVGLGAPVDLVKIRLQMQTLPCLAENLNLAGTTGNGNGNIAVRSMTLQGQPTYRGPIHCICSILQTEGIRGLYRGAGAMILRDVPGYTLYFIPYALFRRWLSSEGRSSPHPCSIWVSGGLAGSISWVTATPADVVKSRLQADALHTRKYTGIVHCIVQSYKTEGIHVFFRGASVNAIRGFPMSATMFLGYELSLQFFRGL, from the exons ATGAATTGTTTTCGCTTAGATGACTTCCTTGCAGGTTGGATTGGAG GAGCTTCCAGTGTTATTGTCGGTCATCCGCTGGACACAGTCAAG ACTCGTCTGCAAGCTGGGAAAGGATACAAGAATACCCTCCACTGTGTCCTCCAAATCTACAGAAAGGAAACT GTCGCTGGCTTCTTCAAGGGTCTCTCCTTCCCGCTGGCCAGCATCACCGTGTATAACTCAGTGGTGTTTGGGTTCTTCAACAACACACAGAGGGTTATAAGCAAGTTCCGCCATGGTGACGAGAGGCAGCCGTGTGACATGTTGGACCTGACCCTGGCCAGCATGTTGACAGGGCTGATGTCAGTGGGACTCGGCGCTCCGGTCGACCTGGTTAAGATCAGACTGCAGATGCAGACTCTGCCCTGTTTAGCAG AGAACCTGAACCTTGCCGGGACGACCGGAAACGGGAACGGTAACATCGCTGTGCGCTCCATGACTCTCCAGGGCCAGCCGACCTACAGAGGGCCCATCCACTGCATCTGCTCCATACTGCAGACTGAGGGGATCCGGGGGCTTTACAGAGGGGCCGGGGCCATGATCCTGAGAGACGTCCCTGGGTACACGCTGTACTTCATCCCCTACGCGTTGTTCCGTCGCTGGCTATCCTCTGAAGGGAGGTCATCACCTCATCCCTGTTCTATATGGGTGTCTGGAGGACTGGCAG GTTCTATCTCGTGGGTCACAGCTACTCCAGCTGACGTGGTGAAGAGCAGACTACAGGCTGACGCCCTCCACACAAGGAAATACACAGGGATTGTACACTGCATCGTCCAGAGCTACAAGACCGAGGGGATACAT gtcTTCTTCCGCGGAGCCTCAGTGAACGCTATCCGAGGCTTCCCCATGAGTGCCACCATGTTTCTGGGCTATGAACTCTCTCTGCAGTTCTTCAGGGGTCTCTAG